The following proteins are encoded in a genomic region of Acipenser ruthenus chromosome 4, fAciRut3.2 maternal haplotype, whole genome shotgun sequence:
- the LOC117400678 gene encoding uncharacterized protein C18orf19 homolog B-like, with amino-acid sequence MQRLLIQTVLQHSNAIRSVVLCCASHQFCKSPAAATGLCVTACARIHTSLSQRVNTSTSCTVAEQRKPNLQEQPLPSQQQNPKSAESQVRHPAGSDPRQNVSVGTAAAQTDTHEDIIETDPLQDKSIGLYQRFKRMFKQYGKVMIPVHLVTSTVWFGAFYYAAMKGVNVVPFLEFVGLPESIVNMLKKSQSGCALTAYAMYKIATPARYTVTLGGTSYTVKYLRKHGYLPTPPPVRDYIQDKMEETRERFTDKMEETRERLSERMEETKDRFSERMEETKDRITETKDKLSGKLQETKDKVAFRKKKE; translated from the exons ATGCAGAGGCTTTTAATACAAACTGTGCTCCAGCACAGCAACGCCATACGTTCTGTAGTTTTGTGCTGTGCTTCACACCAGTTTTGTAAAAGCCCAGCTGCTGCTACTGGTTTGTGTGTTACTGCGTGTGCAAGAATTCATACCTCCCTTTCACAAAGGGTGAACACATCCACGTCCTGCACAGTGGCTGAACAAAGGAAGCCCAATCTTCAAGAACAGCCTCTGCCGTCTCAACAACAGAATCCTAAAAGCGCAGAATCACAAGTAAGGCATCCAGCAGGCAGTGACCCAAGGCAGAATGTTTCAGTAGGGACTGCAGCAGCTCAGACAGACACCCATGAGGATATTATAGAGACTGATCCCCTTCAGGATAAATCCATTGGACTTTACCAAAGGTTCAAGCGAATGTTTAAGCAGTATGGAAAAGTGATGATACCAGTGCACCTGGTAACTTCCACCGTGTGGTTTGGCGCCTTTTACTATGCAGCTATGAA GGGTGTGAATGTTGTACCATTTTTGGAGTTCGTTGGACTACCTGAAAGTATAGTAAACATGCTGAAAAAGTCACAAAGTGGGTGTGCACTCACTGCTTATGCAATGTACAAG ATTGCCACACCTGCGAGATATACTGTAACCCTGGGAGGAACGTCATACACAGTTAAATACCTACGGAAACATGGCTACTTGCCAACGCCACCCCCTGTCAGGGACTATATTCAGGACAAAATGGAAGAAACAAGAGAACGATTCACAGACAAAATGGAAGAAACAAGAGAAAGATTGTCAGAGAGAATGGAAGAAACTAAAGACCGTTTCTCTGAGAGAATGGAAGAAACTAAGGACAGGATTACTGAAACCAAGGACAAATTATCAGGAAAGTTGCAAGAAACCAAAGACAAAGTGGCTTTCAGAAAGAAAAAGGAATAA